Genomic DNA from Oryza sativa Japonica Group chromosome 5, ASM3414082v1:
aaaacttattactccctccgtttatagaaaaaaaacttctattTATATATAACATAgtataaattagagaaaattttagaattttttcatcaaagttcaTTTTAGCAACAGTGTGTACGAATATAAATGCAAACGTATAAATGCAAAAGTATATGAATTAAACAAATTGCATAATACGAAACTGTATCACAGGTGAAACTCCGAATATCCCAACTTGATTTCAAATATGTACGTGATGGAACTCAATAAACCAAATCAAAATGTCCACCCCGGGTTATTTTCTGTTTCTTCTTCTCAGATTTGCTTCGAGGCTTACGGCACGACCCGGGCTTAATTTCATACAATGGGTTTTCCATCTTCTTACAAGCAACTTCAGATTTCAAATGTTAAGTATTAACTTAAATTCCCTTCATGAGGGTCTACATCCTTGGGGTGTGCATTTGCCGATACGATGAGCCCTCGGGTGATCGATTTTCCGGAGATGATCTTCCAACACCAATCCATTGCCCAAATAGTCTCCTTGGAGCAGGCGCGGGTTCTGATGTACCATGAGATTGTTGTGAACTCCACCAGTTTGTCTCACAGTCCACTGGCATTAGTGGGTATGGTGCGAAGCGATCCCGTTCCCAGGCATAGAATCGGTTTCCTCCTGCATCATCAGTCTCCATCGAGTTATGGCCAGATGAACCTGGTGGGAAAAGGCAAAATGCCGGGTTCTCTGGTAGAGGGGGCGGCGGTGCAGTTCGCATGCCTCCTGATCTATGAGCCCCAGCAAATAAGCTGGATGATGAACTCTGCTGGTACTGTTCACTAATGCTGCCGTGCGCCCTCATGAATTGAGGTACCATAGGAGGAACATTAGGAGCTCTAGATCTAGAACCagatctgcaaaaaaaaaaaaggtagtcATAACTACATATTCGTCATTGAAGAATCAGAAGCTGCATTTTTATGAAAATCAGAAGCTGCATAATAATGCAATAGTCTCTTCTACAAAAGAAGATTTTGAATTTGAAGTAATTTTAGGAATTTATTCTTGCCTGTATAAGATCTTAGCCTGACACTCATGCTTACAAGCTTATTATTGATTTCACCATCAGGTtcccattttttttgttatagcataaacaaaaatacaaaattgtATTTGTGAAAGTTGTTATAGCATCAGGTTAAAACAGAGCATGATAAAACCAGCAAAGGAAACGTGGACAAACAGTATTGGTAAAAATGGTAGCAGAATAGGACACGGATGCGTACAATGTCTTTTTTGGTACCCAACACAATTTTCCATTGTTTACTGATTTTACTAATCTGATATGTGTTCTGATAAAGTACATGGCAACAAAAACAAGGACAAATTAGTAGATTGAGCAGAAATGAATAAGTAATTACCCATTACTGAAGTATGATGGAGAAATAGATGATCCTCGACGTTGGGTATCACCATCAACTCTTGCAGCCCTCGTTGTTCCAAAAGGGACTCCTTGCTGCTCGGCCACCCCATTATTGTTGTTGGGTTGAGGATAGGAATTGGGAACATGCGCCCAATGGTTATGATGAAAATCAGCAGGTTGCACTGATTGCAAGGGCCTACCATCTGAAGGCCCAGCCAA
This window encodes:
- the LOC4337844 gene encoding E3 ubiquitin-protein ligase IPI1-like translates to MGAREEVREEEGEEGEGVGGKEEEKAAAAAAAVSCSICLDAVVAAGGERSTARLQCGHEFHLDCIGSAFNAKGVMQCPNCRKIEKGNWLYANGSRPTQDVNMDEWAHDEDLYDVSYSEMPFRFHWCPFGRLAQLPSFFEEGESSPPVTFHDFMGQHMFTEHVAAVSSAPGAAHPCPYVAYLHPLPSLASSSSSHVPERTMDGPAYHDPWHPLAGPSDGRPLQSVQPADFHHNHWAHVPNSYPQPNNNNGVAEQQGVPFGTTRAARVDGDTQRRGSSISPSYFSNGSGSRSRAPNVPPMVPQFMRAHGSISEQYQQSSSSSLFAGAHRSGGMRTAPPPPLPENPAFCLFPPGSSGHNSMETDDAGGNRFYAWERDRFAPYPLMPVDCETNWWSSQQSHGTSEPAPAPRRLFGQWIGVGRSSPENRSPEGSSYRQMHTPRM